The following are encoded in a window of Cucurbita pepo subsp. pepo cultivar mu-cu-16 chromosome LG12, ASM280686v2, whole genome shotgun sequence genomic DNA:
- the LOC111807758 gene encoding stachyose synthase-like: MTSLDNYVHLSNGNISVQGVPLLSDVPSNVFFSPFSSVRSSDAPLPLFQRVHALSHKGGFLGFDQTQSQPSDRLINSLGKFEGREFVSIFRFKTWWSTMWVGSSGSDIQMETQWVILNVPEIRSYVVIIPIIEGSFRSALHPGTDGHVMIWAESGSTQVKASSFDAIAYIHVCDNPYNLMKEAYATIRVHLNTFRLLEEKSVPDLVDRFGWCTWNAFFLNVNPVGVWNGVNDFFEGGVSLRFLIIDDGWQSINIDGEDPHRDMKYIVLGANQMTARLYKFEECDKFEKYKGGTMLGPNAPPFDPKKPKLLISKSIEIDNAEKNRDNAIQSGVNDVFKFETEVKKLKQELIDIFWNDRDEENNVESNGNGNCCYKGDDMGMKAFTRDLRTKFKGLDDIYVWHALTGAWGGVRPGSTHLKSKITPLKSSPGLDGTMTDLAVVKVIEGKIGLVHPDQAYDLFDSMHSYLSEAGITGVKVDVIHTLEYVSEEYGGRVDLAKTYYKGLTDSIVKNFKGTNLLSSMQQCNDFFFLGTKQNSIGRASDDFWFHDPHGDPMGMYWLQGVHMVHCAYNSMWMGQIIQPDWDMFQSDHVCAKFHAGSRAICGGPIYVSDSVGSHDFYLIKKLAYPDGTIPRCRHFALPTRDCLFKNPLFDNKTVLKIWNLNMYGGVIGAFNCQGAGWDRKERRIKGHPECYKPMSTTVHVNDVEWDQKPEAAPMGNFVEYVVYLNQAEQILHTTPKSEPLELNLEPSTFELFNFIPLKKLDSNIKFAPIGLTNMFNSSGTIQHLKYNKNGVELKVKGGGNFLAYSSGSPKKCLSNGIEVEFEWDYDGKLSFDLCWTEEAGGFSNLDIFF, from the exons ATGACGAGCTTGGACAACTATGTTCATCTTTCCAATGGGAACATCAGTGTACAAGGAGTTCCTTTGCTATCAGACGTCCCAAGCAACGTCTTTTTCAGTCCTTTTTCTTCTGTACGATCCTCCGATGCGCCACTTCCTCTGTTCCAACGAGTCCATGCTTTGTCCCATAAGGGTGGATTTCTTGGTTTTGACCAAACTCAAAGTCAACCTTCTGATAGGTTGATCAATTCTTTGGGAAAGTTCGAGGGTAGAGAGTTTGTAAGTATCTTCCGGTTCAAAACGTGGTGGTCAACCATGTGGGTTGGGAGTTCTGGATCGGATATTCAAATGGAAACTCAATGGGTCATTTTGAATGTTCCTGAAATAAGGTCATATGTCGTTATCATACCTATTATAGAAGGGAGTTTCAGATCTGCCCTTCATCCTGGGACTGATGGGCATGTCATGATTTGGGCTGAAAGTGGCTCAACTCAAGTGAAAGCATCGAGCTTTGATGCCATAGCTTACATTCACGTGTGTGATAATCCGTACAATCTAATGAAAGAAGCTTATGCTACTATTAGAGTCCATTTGAATACTTTTAGGCTCTTGGAAGAGAAGAGTGTGCCAGATTTGGTGGATAGATTTGGTTGGTGTACTTGGAATGCATTTTTCTTGAATGTCAATCCAGTGGGAGTTTGGAATGGTGtgaatgatttttttgaaGGTGGAGTCTCGTTGAGGTTTCTCATCATTGATGATGGCTGGCAGAGTATCAACATAGATGGCGAAGACCCACATCGAGATATGAAATACATTGTTTTGGGTGCTAATCAGATGACTGCTAGACTTTACAAATTTGAAGAATGCGACAAGTTCGAGAAGTACAAAGGTGGGACTATGTTGGGTCCAAATGCTCCACCATTTGATCCCAAGAAGCCAAAATTGTTGATCTCAAAGTCAATCGAGATTGATAACGCTGAGAAAAATAGAGATAATGCCATTCAATCTGGAGTCAACGACGTATTTAAGTTTGAAACTgaagttaaaaaattgaagcaaGAATTGATTGATATTTTTTGGAATGATCGAGATGAAGAAAACAACGTTGAAAGCAATGGTAATGGAAACTGTTGTTACAAAGGTGATGACATGGGAATGAAGGCTTTCACAAGGGATTTGAGGACAAAATTCAAAGGTTTAGATGATATATACGTTTGGCATGCTCTGACTGGTGCTTGGGGCGGTGTAAGGCCGGGCTCTACCCATCTGAAATCCAAGATAACTCCCCTCAAATCCTCTCCTGGACTTGACGGGACAATGACAGACCTAGCAGTTGTAAAGGTCATTGAAGGTAAGATCGGCCTCGTTCATCCTGATCAGGCCTACGATCTATTTGATTCTATGCATTCATACCTTTCTGAAGCTGGGATTACAGGAGTGAAAGTTGATGTTATACAT ACTCTAGAATATGTCTCAGAGGAATATGGAGGAAGAGTTGATCTTGCAAAGACATATTATAAGGGTCTGACTGATTCTATTGTGAAGAACTTCAAAGGGACTAACCTTCTCTCCAGCATGCAACAGTGCAAcgatttcttcttccttggcACAAAGCAAAACTCCATAGGGAGAGCCA gtgatgatttttggTTCCATGATCCACACGGTGATCCCATGGGTATGTATTGGTTACAAGGTGTTCATATGGTCCACTGTGCATACAATAGCATGTGGATGGGGCAGATCATACAGCCTGATTGGGACATGTTTCAATCAGACCATGTATGTGCAAAATTCCATGCCGGATCAAGAGCCATATGTGGAGGTCCTATATACGTGAGTGATTCAGTGGGTAGCCATGACTTTTATCTCATAAAGAAACTTGCTTATCCTGATGGAACAATTCCTAGATGCCGACATTTTGCCCTCCCCACTAGAGACTGCCTCTTCAAGAACCCTTTATTTGACAACAAAACTGTTCTCAAGATATGGAATCTTAACATG TATGGAGGTGTAATTGGAGCTTTCAACTGTCAAGGAGCTGGTTGGGATCGTAAAGAACGGAGAATCAAGGGGCATCCAGAATGCTACAAGCCAATGTCCACAACAGTACATGTCAACGATGTGGAATGGGACCAAAAGCCAGAAGCAGCCCCAATGGGAAATTTCGTCGAATATGTTGTATACTTGAACCAAGCCGAGCAAATTCTCCACACGACTCCAAAATCTGAACCGCTAGAACTGAACCTTGAACCATCTACATTCGAGCTCTTCAATTTTATACCCCTCAAAAAGTTAGATTCCAACATCAAATTCGCTCCTATAGGCCTGACGAACATGTTCAATAGTTCTGGAACCATCCAACATTTGAAATACAACAAAAACGGAGTGGAATTGAAAGTAAAAGGAGGAGGAAATTTCTTGGCTTACTCGAGTGGGTCACCAAAGAAGTGTCTTTCGAACGGAATCgaagttgaatttgaatgggATTATGATGGAAAGTTGAGTTTTGATCTTTGTTGGACTGAAGAAGCAGGtggattttcaaatttggatattttcttttga
- the LOC111806729 gene encoding stachyose synthase-like: protein MAPPNDTATLNSSVLKSDSLENLIDLSDGKIHVNGVPLLSDVPTNVFFSPFSSICQSSDAPLPLLQRVHTLSHKGGFLGFHQSHPSDRLMNSLGKFKGREFVSVFRFKTWWSTMWVGNSGSDLQMETQWVILNVPEINSYVIIIPIIEGSFRSALHPGTDGQVLICAESGSTHVKASSFDAIAYVHVSDNPYKLMKEAYAATRVHLNTFRLLEEKPVTHLVDKFGWCTWDAFYLTVDPVGIWNGVNDFVEGGISPRFLIIDDGWQSINKDGEDPTRDAKNLVLGGTQMTSRLYRFEECERFRKYKGGSLLGPNAPSFDPKKPKLLIAKSIEIDRVEQDRDKAIESGVTDVSEFETKIQKLKAELNEIFGNQEEETSSSKDDDDDSGLKAFTKDLRTKFKGLDDVFVWHALAGAWGGVRPGSTHLNSKIIPCKLSPGLDGTMEDLAVVKIIEGSIGLVHPDQADDFFDSMHSYLSKVGITGVKVDVIHTLEYVSEEYGGRVDLAKAYYKGLTNSLVKNFKGTGLFSSMQQCNDFFYLGTKQNSIGRVGDDFWFQDPLGDPMGVYWLQGVHMIHCAYNSMWMGQIIQPDWDMFQSDHLCAKFHAGSRAICGGPIYVSDSVGCHDFDLMKQLVYPDGTIPRCQYFALPTRDCLFKNPLFDNKTVLKIWNLNKYGGVIGAFNCQGAGWDPKEQRIKGRPECYKPMSTTIHVNNVEWDQKPETAPMGNFVEYVVYLNQADQILHTTPKSEPLELTLEPSTFELFNFIPLKKLGSNIKFAPIGLTNMFNSSGTIQHLKYNEKGVELKVKGVGNFLAYSSGSPKKCLSNGMEVEFEWSSDGKLSFDLPWIEEVGGVSNLDIFF, encoded by the exons ATGGCACCTCCAAACGACACAGCCACCTTAAACTCCTCTGTTCTGAAATCCGACAGCTTGGAGAACCTTATTGATCTTTCAGATGGGAAGATACATGTCAATGGCGTTCCATTGCTGTCGGATGTCCCAACCAATGTGTTTTTCAGCCCCTTCTCTTCCATATGCCAATCCTCCGATGCCCCACTTCCTCTGCTCCAACGAGTGCATACTCTGTCCCATAAGGGTGGATTTCTTGGTTTTCATCAATCGCACCCTTCTGATAGGCTGATGAATTCCTTGGGGAAATTCAAGGGTAGGGAGTTTGTGAGTGTCTTCCGGTTCAAAACATGGTGGTCGACCATGTGGGTTGGGAATTCCGGGTCTGATTTACAAATGGAAACTCAATGGGTCATCTTAAACGTCCCTGAAATAAACTCATATGTCATTATCATTCCCATTATCGAAGGAAGTTTTAGATCTGCCCTTCATCCTGGAACTGATGGACAAGTTTTGATTTGTGCCGAAAGTGGCTCAACTCATGTAAAAGCATCGAGTTTTGATGCTATAGCCTACGTTCATGTGTCTGATAATCCTTACAAGTTGATGAAAGAAGCTTATGCTGCCACTAGAGTccatttaaatacttttagaCTCTTGGAAGAGAAGCCTGTCACACATCTGGTGGACAAATTCGGTTGGTGTACTTGGGATGCTTTTTACTTAACAGTTGACCCTGTTGGAATTTGGAATGGTGTAAATGATTTTGTTGAAGGCGGCATCTCGCCAAGGTTTCTCATCATTGACGATGGGTGGCAAAGCATCAACAAGGATGGCGAAGACCCGACTCGCGATGCAAAAAACCTTGTTCTGGGTGGGACTCAAATGACTTCCAGACTCTATAGATTTGAAGAGTGTGAAAGGTTTAGGAAGTACAAAGGTGGGTCTTTACTGGGTCCGAATGCTCCGTCGTTTGATCCAAAGAAGCCGAAGTTGTTGATCGCAAAGTCGATCGAGATTGATCGTGTCGAGCAAGATAGAGACAAGGCCATTGAATCTGGAGTTACTGATGTGTCTGAATTTGAAACCAAAATTCAGAAGCTTAAAGCAGAGCTTAACGAGATTTTTGGgaaccaagaagaagaaactagTTCTTCCAAGGATGATGATGACGACTCTGGATTAAAGGCTTTCACAAAGGACTTGAGAACAAAATTCAAAGGTTTAGACGATGTATTTGTTTGGCATGCTCTTGCTGGTGCTTGGGGTGGTGTAAGGCCTGGCTCTACACATTTGAATTCCAAGATAATTCCCTGCAAGCTTTCTCCGGGCCTCGATGGCACGATGGAGGATCTTGCTGTCGTGAAGATCATCGAAGGCAGCATAGGACTCGTTCATCCCGACCAAGCTGATGATTTCTTTGATTCCATGCATTCTTATCTTTCTAAAGTTGGGATTACTGGTGTGAAAGTTGATGTGATACAT ACTCTTGAGTATGTCTCGGAGGAATATGGAGGAAGAGTTGATCTTGCAAAGGCCTACTATAAGGGTCTCACCAACTCTCTCGTTAAGAATTTCAAAGGGACGGGACTTTTCTCTAGTATGCAACAATGCAATGATTTCTTCTATCTTGGTACAAAACAAAACTCCATAGGAAGAGTTG gtgatgatttttggTTCCAAGATCCACTTGGTGATCCCATGGGTGTGTATTGGTTACAAGGTGTTCATATGATTCATTGTGCATACAACAGCATGTGGATGGGGCAGATCATACAACCTGATTGGGACATGTTCCAATCAGACCATTTATGTGCCAAATTCCATGCAGGATCAAGAGCCATTTGCGGAGGTCCTATATATGTGAGTGACTCGGTGGGCTGCCATGATTTTGATCTCATGAAGCAACTTGTGTATCCCGATGGAACTATTCCAAGATGTCAATATTTTGCCCTCCCCACTAGAGACTGTCTCTTCAAGAATCCTTTATTTGACAACAAAACTGTTCTCAAGATATGGAATCTTAACAAG TATGGAGGCGTTATTGGAGCTTTCAACTGCCAAGGAGCCGGCTGGGATCCTAAAGAGCAAAGAATCAAGGGGCGTCCAGAATGCTACAAGCCAATGTCTACAACAATACATGTCAACAATGTGGAATGGGACCAAAAACCAGAAACAGCTCCAATGGGAAATTTCGTCGAATATGTTGTGTACTTGAACCAAGCCGACCAAATTCTCCACACGACTCCAAAATCTGAACCACTAGAGCTAACCCTTGAACCATCTACATTCGAGCTCTTCAATTTTATACCCCTCAAAAAGCTAGGTTCCAACATCAAATTCGCTCCTATTGGTCTGACGAACATGTTCAACAGTTCTGGAACTATTCAACATCTGAAGTATAACGAAAAGGGAGTGGAATTAAAAGTGAAAGGAGTAGGAAATTTCTTGGCTTACTCAAGTGGGTCGCCGAAGAAGTGCCTTTCAAACGGAATGGAAGTCGAATTTGAATGGAGTTCGGATGGAAAGTTGAGTTTTGATCTTCCATGGATTGAAGAAGTGGGTGGAGTTTCAAATTTGgacattttcttttga
- the LOC111806728 gene encoding pentatricopeptide repeat-containing protein At2g31400, chloroplastic-like has product MASTPPHCSITTAKPYQTHQYPHNNLKNHRRQNGSGTTTHAVSLVKPLPPTPNHSAAKSASTSTSTPLSQSPNFPSLRSLSTSKSELASNFSGRRSTRFVSKFHVGRPKSSMATRHTAIAEEVLHQALQFGKNDASLDNILLNFESKLCGSEDYTFLLRELGNRGECWKAIRCFDFAVVREGRKNERGKLASAMISTLGRLGKVELAKGVFETALSEGYGNTVFAFSALISAYGKSGYFDQAIKVFESMKDSGLKPNLVTYNAVIDACGKGVVEFGRVVEIFEEMLRNGVQPDRITYNSFLAVCSRGGLWEAARSLFSEMADRGIDQDIFTYNTLLDAVCKGGQMDLAHEIMLEMPSKKISPNVVTYSTMADGYAKAGRLEDALNLYNEMKLLGIGLDRVSYNTLVSIYAKLGRFEDALNVCREMGSSGVKKDVVTYNALLDGYGKQGKFTEVTRVFKEMKRDRVYPNLLTYSTLIDVYSKGSLYEEAMEVFREFKRAGLKADVVLYSELINALCKNGLVDSAVSLLDEMIKEGIRPNVVTYNSIIDAFGRSTTAESLVGASSDRQSESPSLMLIEGVDERETENWDDDHAFKFYQQLVSEKEGPAKKERLGKEEIGSILNVFKKMHELQIKPNVVTFSAILNACSRCKSIEEASMLLEELRLFDNQVYGVAHGLLMGFSENVWIQAQYLFDEVKRMDSSTASAFYNALTDMLWHFGQKRGAQLVVLEGKRRNVWETLWSDSCLDLHLMSSGAARAMVHAWLLGIHSVVFNGHQLPKLLSILTGWGKHSKVVGDGALRRAIKALLASMGAPFRVAKCNIGRYVSTGSVVAAWLKESGTLKLLVLHDDRTHPDSENVDLISKLQMVSL; this is encoded by the exons ATGGCTTCTACTCCACCGCACTGTTCAATCACCACGGCCAAGCCCTACCAAACTCATCAATACCCACATAATAACCTAAAAAACCATCGGCGCCAGAATGGGTCTGGGACGACCACCCACGCGGTTTCTCTTGTCAAACCATTGCCCCCAACTCCGAATCACAGTGCGGCTAAATCCGCCTCTACTTCTACTTCTACTCCGCTTTCCCAAAGCCCTAATTTCCCCTCTCTCCGGTCTCTCTCCACCTCCAAATCCGAGCTCGCTTCCAACTTTTCCGGCCGCCGTTCAACTCGATTCGTCTCTAAGTTTCACGTTGGACGCCCTAAATCCTCCATGGCTACTCGTCACACTGCGATTGCTGAGGAGGTGCTGCACCAGGCCCTTCAGTTCGGCAAGAATGACGCCAGTTTAGATAATATTTTGCTCAACTTCGAGTCTAAGCTTTGTGGGTCGGAAGATTATACGTTTCTGCTCCGGGAACTTGGGAATAGAGGTGAATGTTGGAAAGCAATTCGATGCTTTGATTTTGCTGTTGTTAGAGAGGGAAGGAAGAATGAGCGAGGTAAATTGGCTAGTGCGATGATCAGTACGCTTGGTAGGCTTGGTAAAGTTGAACTTGCTAAAGGGGTTTTCGAGACAGCATTGAGTGAAGGGTATGGGAACACTGTTTTCGCATTCTCTGCTTTGATAAGTGCTTATGGAAAGAGTGGTTACTTCGACCAGGCTATTAAGGTGTTTGAGTCCATGAAAGATTCAGGATTGAAGCCAAATTTGGTTACTTATAATGCAGTGATTGATGCATGTGGCAAAGGAGTAGTTGAGTTTGGGAGAGTGGTGGAGATTTTTGAAGAAATGTTGAGGAATGGGGTCCAACCTGATAGGATCACCTATAACTCGTTTCTTGCTGTGTGTAGTCGAGGAGGGTTGTGGGAGGCCGCTCGGAGCTTGTTTAGTGAGATGGCAGATAGAGGGATTGATCAGGATATATTTACTTATAATACACTTTTAGATGCAGTTTGCAAAGGTGGGCAGATGGATTTGGCTCATGAGATTATGTTAGAGATGCCTTCGAAGAAAATATCGCCTAATGTGGTTACTTATAGTACAATGGCTGATGGATATGCCAAGGCTGGTAGATTAGAAGATGCACTAAACTTATACAATGAAATGAAGCTTCTGGGCATTGGTTTAGATAGGGTTTCGTACAATACATTGGTTTCGATCTATGCCAAGCTTGGAAGGTTTGAAGATGCTCTGAATGTTTGCAGAGAGATGGGGAGCTCTGGAGTTAAAAAGGATGTTGTTACTTACAATGCCCTTCTAGATGGATATGGAAAACAGGGGAAGTTTACTGAAGTTACCAGAGTATTTAAGGAGATGAAAAGAGACCGTGTATATCCGAATTTGTTGACGTATTCTACCTTAATTGATGTATACTCTAAAGGTAGTCTATACGAGGAGGCAATGGAGGTCTTTCGTGAGTTCAAACGGGCTGGACTGAAGGCTGACGTAGTTCTTTATAGTGAACTCATCAATGCTTTATGTAAAAACGGTTTAGTGGATTCTGCTGTATCGTTGCTTGACGAGATGATAAAAGAGGGGATTAGGCCTAATGTTGTCACTTACAATTCCATAATTGATGCCTTTGGTCGTTCTACAACAGCCGAATCTCTAGTTGGTGCATCTAGTGACAGGCAAAGTGAATCCCCATCGTTGATGTTGATCGAGGGTGTGGATGAGAGGGAGACGGAGAACTGGGACGATGACCATGCCTTCAAATTTTATCAGCAGCTTGTTTCTGAGAAAGAAGGGCctgcaaagaaagaaagactaGGGAAGGAGGAGATCGGGTCCATCTTGAACGTCTTCAAGAAGATGCATGAGCTGCAAATAAAGCCAAATGTTGTAACCTTTTCAGCAATTCTAAATGCATGCAG CCGCTGCAAATCAATTGAAGAAGCTTCAATGTTATTGGAAGAGCTTCGGTTATTTGATAATCAAGTCTATGGTGTAGCTCATGGACTCCTGATGGGCTTTAGTGAAAATGTGTGGATCCAAGCACAGTATCTGTTTGATGAAGTGAAGCGGATGGACTCTTCCACTGCATCTGCTTTCTACAACGCTTTGACAGACATGCTGTGGCATTTTGGTCAG AAACGAGGGGCACAATTGGTCGTACTTGAAGGAAAAAGACGCAACGTATGGGAAACTTTATGGTCCGATTCTTGCTTAGATTTGCACCTCATGTCTTCTGGAGCTGCTCGTGCCATGGTTCATGCTTGGTTGCTGGGTATTCATTCTGTTGTGTTTAATGGTCATCAGTTGCCAAAATTATTAAG CATTCTGACTGGATGGGGTAAACACAGCAAAGTTGTCGGGGACGGAGCTCTGAGACGGGCAATCAAGGCACTTCTAGCTAGCATGGGGGCGCCATTCCGGGTTGCTAAATGTAATATAGGTAGGTATGTATCAACAGGCTCTGTGGTGGCTGCCTGGTTGAAAGAGTCAGGTACCTTAAAATTGCTTGTTCTTCATGATGATAGAACTCACCCAGATAGTGAAAATGTGGATTTAATTTCCAAACTGCAAATGGTTTCCTTGTAG